The Haliaeetus albicilla chromosome 23, bHalAlb1.1, whole genome shotgun sequence nucleotide sequence AGGATTAATTGAAACAGCAAGGCCAATAAAGTTTAACGGTccccagcacacagcaaaaaggacaaaaaccacaaacataGTCAAGAAATTCCGAATGTCAGCTGCTCTGAGCTTCTGCTTGTAGTCTTGTCTCACCCGCTGTTTGACTTGAATCACCAAAATCCAGATCCGTAGGTAGCAAAATGTCACGATGGAGAGTGGGACAATAAAGTGAACCACCACCACTGTGATGGTGTATGATGTACTCACCGTCTGGGCAAAGGTGCAGGAGTAAATCCGGGGGTCGTACTGCAAGGAGCCAACGAAGAAGTTTGGCACAATTGCCACCACTGTGAGTATCCAGGTCAGGCAAAGATAGCAGCAGGTGTTCTTCAGGTTGAAGAGCTTGTCATACCGAAGGCTGTGGCAGATGTAGCAGTAGCGGTTGATCGCAATCGCCGTGATGTTGAAAATGGACCCGATGACGCTTAAGCCCATCAGGAACCCGCTTATCTGGCAATGAACATTTCCCATGGTCCATCCATTATGGAAAATGGCACTCAGGATCAGAGGGTATGGATAAACCGCAACTACAAGGTCTGCGACAGACAAACTGACGACAAAGATGTTGCCtacaaaaaaggagaagagacTGTGAGAGGTTAGCGTAGGTCCAGATAGACAACTTGCAACTCAGAACTCCTCTTTAGACCTAACTCTTCTCACAGGCTTCACTCTACGCTCAGTTTGGAATTTGAAACCCTGGAAAATAAGACTTTGCTCTACTAGTGACAGCAATGGAGAGTAACTAGGCATGATTAACCTGCATATTCCTTCTTAAGAAATTTCTAAACTGGAAGCGCTACCCTTAACTCAGCTATAGCTGTGGGTCAGGTTCCTGCATTCCTCTAAGTTGTGTAGGAGAGAAGGATTTTGCGCTCCTTGTTAATCAGCCAGCACGACTATAGTCACCAGGCAGCCACCCAGGATTCGCTGTCCTGCAGAGAACTTCACTCCTTTAAATACTCTATAGGACACAATACTTTCTATAACATCACATAGTGACACTTTACATAAGATCTGTCTGTCATGGGCCAAAGAACTGGAGCAGGCAGGTTAAGTTTTCAGTGGTTTATTCATTGCACTGACAGCAGTTGCACGGGAAAGGTCTTTTTTGGTCTTTTGCATGTGAATAGGTATATTTTCACCAGAATTTCTGCAGTGTTCATGCTAAGGAGTGTGTGTTCTTCCAGGAGCCATGGCGCAGCCAGCCTTTTTGTGCTTATCTTATTTGGtatgttttcctgttcctttaaTATTAAAGTTGTCCAATGAAATATGAAAGGTCAGTCACTCCTACACTGTCTGGGCCTGGGCAGGAAATATGATTAATAAGCTGCTGTCAGCCACCTCTGCAGAGTATGGGCTGCAGGTTGTTCATTTAGGCTCTAAAACAAAGAGAGTTGAGAGTCTgtgcaaatataaaataatttcagcctTGCTGGATTGAACATGGCACATTGCGTGGGACAACACCTGTCAGTTCCACTGTGTGGAGAAGCCGCCAATGACCTGAGCAACCAGTGACTTCCTAACAGCAGTTACTGCTCATTTTATGAGGGGTGTATTTTTAGGTAGGCAAAAGCCTTGCTGTTCAGTTTGCCAGTCAGAGTAGAGGAGTGCATTAAGAAAAGGACCTTGAGGTCTTCTGGGAACTGGTGTAACTACAGGACCAGCTATAATGATGAAGAGGACATCTGTCAATATTCAGCTTTTTGATGACTAGACAAATTGTCATTTCAGGAGCTCAACATTGCAGTTAGAGGGCAGCACTCTAGAAAAAGTAGTTGTTTTTCCTAACTCTACTACCTTCAGGTATATCTGCAATGTCAGGAAGGACAATATTACTAGAGTACCAGTAGAGGCTATGCTTAACACGTTTAAGGTGTTAACACCTATGTCCCTATGTGTTACAGGCAACATCCCAGCCAGCTGATCACACCTGCACCTCCTCTTCAAACCCTCATATCCTGCTGTCTACCAgattatatgaaaaaaacactaaaaagaGGTCTTTTTCTGTAGTATCCATGAAAGGACCCTCCAAGATCTCAGCTAGGTCACTGGCTTCAGTATTTGGAAAATACACCCAAGGGCTGGCAGAAATCACGGCTGCATTGCCATTGCAGTTGGCTCATCACTATGCTTGTTGCCAACAAAAACTATCAGGACAAGTCAACAGTTCGTATCAGGCAGCAGAGTCCACTTCACGCTGACTGGAAAACAGTCCAGACTTGAGAATAGCCCATGGCAGTGTGGAGCTGAGAGAGCTGACACaaagtgtcatttaaaaataagtattagCAAAGGTCATGTGAAGTGCTGAAATCTTTTTAGAGAGAGATTTCACATACACAGGTTTACCACAGCACACAACTTCTGTGGCTGCTCTgcttcagtgctgcttttttgctGATTTAATATCTTACTtagagcattttaaaatgcagtcacTGAACCTGGTCCCCATATAATTAACTCTATTTATGCCCATTGTCAAGGGCAGAACCACTTGTGGTCAGGCTTAGCGCTCACGCAGGCACCCTAGAGAGGGAATGCTCTTCTGCAGCAAACCTTCTATTCATTCAATCAAAAATACACACTTCAACAAAAACCAACATGTGTCCCCAGCACCAGAATTTCCTTTTAGAAAGGTTTTCCAAAACAATTTTCAAGACAGCAGAACAGAGACAGAGAAGTATCAGCAACCCAATTTAGGAGACTTCCAGAGAATGCTGGAGACAGACTCCACTGATGGGATTACAACCCTCCCTCTTCACTGGACCTGTCCCGCTTGGATACACATTTACATACACAGGCGGTTGGAGAGCAAGCCTCTGCATTTGCTGGGGATGAAAGACAGCCACGTTCAACACCCAGTTCCGAATcaggcaaagcagaacaaagctGGATAGTCCCTGCTTAAGACAGCACATCAGTGGATTTAATCCAAAGCTTAGCAAAATCATAGGGAAAATTATTAGCCTCACATCACTGCCAGCTGCTGGGAGAAATGAGCAGTCTCTGTCAGTCTTTCTTCACTAACTTGAATAGTTGGGAGGAAGTAaaaatagaggggaaaaaaaatctgtaaaaataatatGCACAGGATGAACTTAGTAGTTTAGATTCAGTCCAAGAGCACAGTATTGTGTGTATTATTTTGACACCACTTCATTGCATATTGCTCCAGCAGTGAGAAAATGAGATGGTTTTATCAAGACAAGAGTAATCTCCTCCTTTACTTGGAGAGCAAACCTGCCATCCTCTGCTCTGTGATTTCACCTTGCAGTCTTGGCTCTCCTATCAGCTAGAAGGCCTATCACCCCAGCAGGGTGTCGGGTCCCTGAAAATAAGGTCAGAAAAGTTCACTCAGTActatttcatagaaaaaaaaaacaactatcttccattttatttggCAATGTGATcaacttcatatttttcttctggtgaGACGAACATGAAGGTCAGACCCATATAACAGCCACTTGCAAGTCAGTCCTGAAAATCAGTGCATTTTTAACAACTGAATACTGAAAAGAGGAGGCACATTGCATGCCTCCAAAGCAGAACATGCCCTTCAAAGTATGGGAACTGGCTGCTGGctaattattaaaataagagTAACTTGAGTTAAACATTGCTTCAGCCTCGCATAGCCTAGTTTGCTATGAAACCACTGTGTAGTAGGCCCTGTGGCCAAAGGCTCACATCCTTGTCCTCTGTAGGATGATATCGGACCCTCACTCCCAAAAACATTGCAGAATGGGAAGCCATCTAATGTGTGGCTTTTAGGGAAGGTAAAGAACAGTCTCCTGCCAATGATCTTcactactgtattttttttacattttcccaCTATAAACTAAAGGAGTCCTGTCCATAAATAATACCAGCAGGACTTTAtctcaaatttaaaattatctgcTTCTGTGACACTATTTTCAgatgtatctttttctttttgttggcATGTGACTCTATTTCCTTATTAGCTTTCACATTTTTCCGTCCTGCTTTTAACTTCTACTTAGTATAAATTGGTTTGAGTGCCACTGTGCTCTATCCCCCAGTTATGGAGTTATACATGAAGAAGCATGAATGGTGGAGAAAGGCAAGTCTGTCACAAGCATACTGGTAATACGGACCTGGCCACCTTTTCAGAGAAACTAAATCTTTTTACATTACAGAGGTCCAACACAAAGCTATACATTACAGAGGTATGATACAcaaattgtttggaaaaaaaaaaacacaaaacaacctgactcccagcagcagagcaggttATAAGCATGAGCAAGTAATACAAAAGGCAATTTATCCCAGAACATCTTCTGTCCTAGTACTGCTGCCTTTGagctcccctcctccctcccataCTTCTCTAATCTCCATTTCTGCTCACTCCAACAGCCTGCTGCTGTATTCCAGAAgttccctgccctgcctttcATTTTGCCTGGATTGCCCAACAACACAGGTTATCCGAGGACTTACTGTCAAGTCCTGGTGCTAGGAAACGTGGAAATACCACAATGAGTTCTGCaaatcaataaagcacatctgTAAAGGTCTTCAGTGGCAGGCTGCCCGAGCAGCACCTGACATTCATACAAAAGGACATCATTCTTCTACAGAGATTAACTGAGCATCGCTGTACAAATACAAGGGTCATTGGCCCTGCCTGCCTCAAGAGGCTGGTGGAAATCCCTGGGTGCACAGGCTCCAGTTGCAGAGATCTAGCCTCTCCCTGCTGTTCCCACACAGCAGCTGTGGGCTGGCCTTCAGCATACATGGGCTGTGTTTTAGGTACCCTGAACCTAGAAGCAGGGTTAAAAGGGGGGACAggaggtaaaatatttttctgaaaattgggTATTTTTCTACATCTCAAAACGTCCAAAGCAAGCACCCCAAACTCTTGTTCTCTGTTATCCCTATAAAGTTCTCTTGCTGAAATATTGCAGAACTGTTTGCTTCAGGTTAACAAGATACAGATGCTCAATGCAGCCTGAAGTTAACACTGTTATCTGGAAACCCAATGCTCAAATTGAAATGTCCTGAGTGACAGGAGTTGTACCAAAGCAAAGAGACAGTTTTGCAGATCAACTTCTGCTTGCCTGGCAGAGTCCAGCTCCAACTAAAGAGCAAAGAGGGCTTTGCCGTCCAGGTTGCCCCTTCCTGTCAGCCACCTTGCAGGCATCCAAGTTGCTCCCAAATAGCTGGTGCCCAGCACAGCATTTTGAAGCAAACAAAACTACATACAACAGCCTCAAGGCCAGCAGGTGAGAAGCTGACCCATGAGCATGATGGACATGAGTGCCATGGGAGCTCACTGCATGACCAGTCCCCACGCTGTCCCAACCTCTTCCCAGCAGTGAGGTCAGACCTGGCGTCTGTCCGGCTGCAGCCAGAATAACTGACAGTTATGGAACAGCATGTATAAAAACCTATGTTGAGAAAAAAAGTGCTAAGATACACAATGACATAATGCTAAAAGTTTATTGGGGTGACTGGTGTGTTTGTGGTGACACCTTACTATTTGTGGCTTATAATAAAAAGCATCTTAAActttatgtttttcctttcaggttttaTGAAAAACTCAACAGACTCATGTCTACAATGAGATAAACTGGAATGAAGACTCACATCAGCCTCAGAGAGATATATATAATAAGGTTCAGTAAACAATTTAACGGGCCATGACTGTAAAGCCAGCCTCTGATGACCACTTACCATAACCTAATACTCTCTATTTAACCTTCCAAAGCTTATGctcactgcaaaacagaaacaaaatgtacTGTTTGCCCCAAGCAAAAGGATGAAGTCATAAAAGCTTTATTCAGCATGCAACAAGACTCTTTATTAGCTTTGATAgccttcttttcttgtttgtttttacctGCCACTCGCTGTGTGTTTGCTTGTATCTCACTAACCTCCAATCTGCAGACATGAAGCGCGTGCTCGGTTCTGCAAGCTAAGTGGTAGTTCATAGAATACGCTTTCAGAccaattttgttctttttataatATAAAGATACCATTGAGCATGTGCAATCATATTGACTATATACTGATGTAATTTAGACAGATAATAACACTGTGGTGTTTGGGGATCCTGATCTTGCAGCCCTCACTCTGACAGGCATTTCTTACATCCCAAACTCTAAAGGATCACTCCCGGGAAGACAGTGTTTACCCCATCAAAGGGCATTAAGAACCATCCTTCTATAGGGGACTATGACCCATGTCACTGCTCCATGCAAGTGCTTGGCTTCCAGGGCACTGTGAACACCTCACACGCAGCAACAAAATGGCACATGAGAAATCCCAGACTGTTAATTGTTATCTCTTTTCAGCATTCTTCTAAGCAGTGATGCATCTGACATGCCTGTACAACAGCCCAGCGTGTACTTAACCACTTTGacaactgaaaatgtttgaCAGGGGAGCACAAGTGAAAATCAGAGAAACTCTCCCTGAGATCCAaccaagaagaagaaaaaaaaaaaaatctgttgttcAATTCATTAATCCACAAACTTTAATTGAGgattttatttgtgtatttagGGAATCTGTTCAAAGAGAGgaataaacaaaaggaaaaagcattcAATCAATTATCTGTTATCATTACTCCATCAGGATTCAGAGGGGGATAAAGCCTGTTTCCTGCAGTTAAACAGACAATGCAGTTGGGCTGCCAGCTGGTCTCAAATTCTGACTGTGCTGCATAAAACGATACAGAGGGTAATGAACAGACAGGACAGGAGGTATCACCAGCCCACAGCATCCTTAGGGCGTAAGGTtagaaaacatggaaatatCCAATTTAAGGACACCATGAAGGTCCTAGACAAAAGCATAAAAACTCCAGGataatttaactttttcctGGCAAAAGTCCTTTGAGATCTCTCAGCACAATCGTGCAGCCAGAGACCGGCAGCATGCTCTGAGCTACCAACCGTTACCTGGTTTACTGGCACCATTCCCTATGGGAAAACTGTGGGCACTTagtgctgctccctgccttGTGCCAGCCCTGCATCCACACAGGAGCAAGGccaaggcagagcaggaggcagaCCGCAAAAAGAATTCTCAGCCTCCTCCTGCACCCTTCCATGACCAGACGTTTCAGCATCACAACTGCAAGCTTCATTAGCCATCTCATCAGTATATCACCACGGTTGCGTGAAAGCTGCCTTTCCCTCTGGACCTGCttccaggaggaggagaaaaacctCATGGTATTTACTGAAGTAGGAAGGACCAGGTCCCCAGCACttcaattacatttattttgttatgcGCCATGTATTATTTTGGCTGATGGTTAAAGAAAGGAATTTCTTACACTGCAAGGTGGAGGACTGGATTACAGGATTTTAGACTTGCTTTTAGGTCATGACCTTTTAATTGTATTGCTGTCAAAAACATATTTGAGCCATGCCTTCAGCTGCTCTAATTGAATGCAGCGAAGGGCAATCATTTGCAGTACTTGCACTCCAGAGATTTGTAACTTTCATTTGGCTAAGGCCAGCCAGATTCAGTCATATCTGAGCTCAGAAGTTTGTGGAAATGGGCTGGAAACTAGAGACCAGCCCTGCTCGCATGATTTCATATCTTTCCTTATATCACTTACCATTACATTGGAAACAATGTAAGGAGGTGATTTTTCCCTTGGTGGACATTCACTCGactgaataaaaattattttaattacgTCTTCTTCTAGACCTTTAAAAAGGGGTCAGCCCTCTTTCGGTACCAGTGCAGAGCAACTGCCCTATTTTCAGagtttcagatattttaaaaacaaacagaagttttaGACCGCCTCAGAGAAACACTGTTTGGAGAGCTTCCCCCTGTTACTCCACATTAATCCTAACACCTCCTGCTCAGCTTAGGCACACCTTCCCGAAAAGATGATCTGAAGATACTATAAAGAAAGGGGAAACTATGTAAAGTTGACATTTTACCTACCTCTACCTCCAAcaattttcaactttttaaaaataccattttctgttcatttatgTGCCTTTTAATGACTTCTtcctgtgttttcctggaagTTCTGACCCTTCACATGAGGGAAAACCACGATGCTGCAGTTCTTCTGGATTTCTAAACTTAGCTCTTGTTAGTGTGATGTTTCTTCTGGATGCAATTACGGCAACTGGATCTGCTAGTAATGGAGGACGAATAAGTGGTGGTCTTGATCTAGCTCTTAATATATACACAAAAAAAGTGCTAAAAAATTACCCCTTCTGGTTATGTGCCCAGGAGTCCTGTCATTTAACTGTTACGACCATGAAACTCATAGCCTGCAGTAAGGCTGTGAGATAGCAAGCCGATCAACTTAAAAACTCAGTTGCTCCCTGTATCACTTCCAAATGCTTGGGATACAGATGGGCTCGGAAACACCGCCTGCCTTCACAGCACATCCCAGCAAGGCTGATGGAGAGCAAGTGTCAGAGGCAGGAGGTCCTTGGGGCCACCCTCCAATTTGCGCCGAGCAAGAGGAAGCCTCAGCACCTCCGTCAGTGCCAGCTGAGCCCGCGCGGCACTGGCTGCAGTGTCTGACACTGCAAGGACAGCGTGGCTGATGGCTACCTATTCCCTACGGCAGCTTCTTGTGGGAGACAGCAGGTCTTTGGGAAGGGTCTAAACAAAACCTCTTGCAGCCATAGCAGAGCGAGTCCAGGTACCCAAACTCCCACTTGACACCCTGGCTACCAGTGCCACCCTCTGAATTCCAGCTGTTTACCAGCCTTTTCTGCCTGAAATCCCTCCTGAGTGGTACTATGTGATTTTAAGCAGCTGCCTAATTCCCATCCAGGCTGTGTAGGGAGTGAAGGCTGATGCCCTTATGTTTACCCTCACACACTGGCCACACGAACACAGAGACCAGCTCTACCAGCCCACGTTAACTCCAAGCCCATTATTTATCAACTGGTTTGTAAAGTGCTCTGAAACAGGAAAGGCCCTGTATAAACATAAATGTGAATTATTGCCAGCATCCATTGAAATGACAAACCAGCAACCATGCTCTCCCAGTCCCAGCAGCTGTATCGCCACCATTTGCCATCTGTTACTActctaaaataaaatctgtgaacTCAGGCTTAATAGACTTAATAATGCTCTTTTGCTATTGATGCTGGTCAAAGTGTGTTTCTGGCCTGGAAAGGAGCTATGTGCAAGCAACCGATTCCTAGGCAGCTGTCAGGCAGAGCATATAGTCAGATCTGAACACACAGCTGatttcagcaataaaaatcaTCTCTGACTGCCCTGGTGAGCCCTGCCGAACCAACACAGCTGAGCCcaggagctggctgctgctcctccttgTGCTTCACCAGCACAGTTTGTCGACTAAACCTTAGTGACAGCACCAGTGGCTACACTCATGGACCTCCACTGCAAGGAGCAGATATTACCCTGCCAGAGCTAACAGCTTATTTGGCCTCCCAGCCTTGCAATCCCAGGGATGAGTCTCTCTCCAGTCCCAGCTCTTTCTGTTTAGTTGGTGGGGATCGGAGGcaattttttcccttgtaaCTCTTTTGAGTTGTATATGGAAATGatgaagctattaaaaaaaaaaaaaatcaccacacaaaaatgtttccatCAGTGAAGGACATTTATCCTTTAACTCATTCTGGACCAAATCTTGTCCAAGTCTGCTACAGGCAACATCTTTTCAGATTGTGGCTGGTCTGTTGGTTAAGCCTTAGGACAGACCAAAGAAGTTGTGTGAGGTGAGGACTCTCCGAGACAAAGAGGTGGAGACTCAAAGCAGACAGCTTTCCTATGAAGACTTAAAGATGCTTTTTATAAGGGTTGTTTGGGCACACATATAGCTTCACTTTTGGGCTGCATTAGATGCTGTGATACCAAATTCAGATGCCCTGTTCAAGATACACCTTAACATCCTTTTTAAAGATTCAGACTTGAAACAAATTAGTATTGTACAGTACCTAACTTCAGGAGAGAGCAAGGTGAGCTCAGACCATAGCCAGTCTGGACACAGACCAGCACAACACAAAATGCTGGCCCAAATCCAGCCTCACTTTCTAATGGAGGCTTAGGACAGACCTCTAACACATACTGATCCTGGCATCAGTACCCTctctagcaccctgtccaacAAGAACAAgactaacattaaaaaaagtcagttgCCATATAAAGATAGAGGCCATT carries:
- the GPR50 gene encoding melatonin-related receptor — protein: MERPGSNGSCPGCRLEEGPSVRAATALAAVLIFTIVVDVLGNALVILSVLRNKKLRNAGNIFVVSLSVADLVVAVYPYPLILSAIFHNGWTMGNVHCQISGFLMGLSVIGSIFNITAIAINRYCYICHSLRYDKLFNLKNTCCYLCLTWILTVVAIVPNFFVGSLQYDPRIYSCTFAQTVSTSYTITVVVVHFIVPLSIVTFCYLRIWILVIQVKQRVRQDYKQKLRAADIRNFLTMFVVFVLFAVCWGPLNFIGLAVSINPSKVQPHIPEWLFVLSYFMAYFNSCLNAVIYGLLNQNFRKEYKRILLTLRTPRLLFIDVSKGGTEGMKSKPSPAVTNNNNQAEIHL